GGCTTCCTTGGGTCCTCAGTTGAGGcacccttttcttcttttcctcttcccctaTAGCCTCTGGTGACTGCTACACTTTCGGCAGCAATCAGCATGGGCAGTTGGGTACCAACGCTCGCCGGGTCAGCCGGGCCCCTTGTCAAGTCCAAGGCCTCCAGGGCATCAAGATAGCGATGGTGGCCTGTGGGGATGCCTTCACTGTAGCCATTGGGGCAGGTGATTAGTGGGCACTATGGGGGCAGATAGGAGCATGCGCAGGCCCATGGGCAATGGTGGGTGATGCTCAGGGCTGCTGTACTCAGCAACCTCATGTTGGGGCTAGTATGGCAGTCTAGGAGGATAGCTACTTACTAACCTATGTCCTTCTCCCATTTCCCTCCTTGGGATTCTCTTTggcagaaagtgaagtgtactctTGGGGCAAAGGGGCCCGAGGTCGACTGGGAAGGAGGGATGAGGATGCTGGACTCCCCAGGCTAGTGCAGCTGGATGAGACACACCCCTACACAGTGACTTCTGTGTCCTGTTGCCATGGAAACACACTCCTAGCTGTTCGCCGTGAGTTATAACTTCACCCTCACCCACACAAGGGTTAATCCAGCTGGCCTCTGTCTGCACTCCCATCTTCAGTGGTCCCAAATTACTAAAACCATCTTCAGCCCCCAGAAAGCAAAAACTGTGGGGCAAAAGTGAGCCCCTGGGGTGGACAAGGGTGGGTGCTTCTTGAGCCTCATTGAAGGGCTGCCTCCACTGCTCACCAGGGCCCAAATGCATTCTTTCTTCTCCAACTCTCAAGTTCAGTTTAGTGTGAACCTCTGTTTCTGGCCTGGCAGGATCCAGAGTCTAGGGCCCCGTGTGGGAACTGAGGTAGTTGAGTCTTGCTGGGGGCACTGCCCTCTGGGAAGCTGCAGGGATTTCTCATTTGTATTCTCCAGCCATCACAGATGAGCCAGTCCCACCCTAAGGCACCTGGATACACCTCTGGACTACCCTGATATTGCTTCTCCTCTGCTTGTTCTTGAAAAGTGCAGGTGCCTCAGGCATGACCATCCCCCTGGATTGTATCATCAGTGGAGTATAAGAACCAGTAAAGCCTCTGCTCCACATTTTGCCCTGGATGTGTAAAACTCAACCCACCCTATTCCCTTAGCATCcctcttttcccttcccaccctttcttTTTAGTCAGCGTCCTCAGGGTTCAGCCTGGCTAGAGTTGGAAGCCAGATGTTAACCTTTGGAAGCAGGGTGGTCTCCagagcctctgcagagaaaggctGGCGGTAGCTGTGACTCTACCCagaccctgccccttcccctagTCCAATTAGAAAATAAGTCCCTGCTGTCTACTGGGAGAGCAGCTCAGTGCTTTGGAGCAGGGCAAGCCGGGGCCTGCCTGGACTGGCCATTCCGGTGGCCTAGCCCCTGCATTGGCCTGAGGCAAGGAGGTCTCAGGAGTGCTGCCACCCGCCCCCACTCTTATATCCTGAGGCAGGGATTTGCACAATTTCTGAGTGCCTCCCTTCCCTTGCGGGAGTGCATGGGTTGCAGTGGACTGCAGAGGGGATTCCTGCCGTAAGGTTGCCCCTCACCCCACGCCATTCCCCCAAAGCAGGTTGGGAGAAAGGTTAGCTGGCTGGACCAGACCAGCTTCCCAGATGACTGGAAAGTAGCGCCAATAAAAATCAGCTGCCTGCCTAGAGTGTGGGTCTcttcaggggtgggggtggtggccaCCCCAGGGCTGGGTTGGGCTCGATCTGGGCTGCAGGGCCGCGGTCGAGGGAGGAATGTGGGCGCAGCCTTAGGCTGGAGCCCAGGTTCCcctggcccagggcccagctcgGCCTCCCCGCCCAGCTGGGCTCCCCGGATCCGGTTGCCAGGCTTCGGCTGCCTAGCACCTGGAAGCTGGAGCCCCGGGCCCCTGGGCGACACGTGGCCCCTGAGACTGAGCTATTGACTCCGGAGAAAAGAATCTTTGTAGCTCGGCCCGGCCGGTCCCGTCATGTCCTCCGAGGCTCTCCGCCTCAGCCAGGGTCAGAGCCTCAGCCCGAGCTCTGGGGAGAAGCAAAGCCTCGATTTTTCTTCCCGAGGGGAAAGAGGAGCCCCTGCTTCGAGGGGGAGCCGAGCCTGGCGGAGCGCGGACCCCAAAGCCTCCGGCTCCTGGGGCGGGTGGGGAGCCGGGCGCGGCGGGCACTAGGACCGCGCgagcgcagccccgccccctctTCCGGCGGGCGGACTCAAGAACTGGGCGCAGGCCGCGGCCGCCAGTCGGCGCCGCCCGGACCCGGGATCGCGGCCCGAGCGAGGCGCGGGCTGTGGGGCCGCTGCGCGCCCGGCCCCGCTCGCCCGTGCCCGCCCGCCATGCCCGGCTTCGACTACAAGTTCCTGGAGAAGCCCAAGCGGCGGCTGCTGTGTCCGCTGTGCGGGAAGCCCATGCGCGAGCCCGTGCAGGTTTCTACCTGCGGCCACCGCTTCTGCGACACCTGCCTGCAAGAGTTCCTCAGGTGCGGCCCGGGGGGAGCGTGGGACGGCGGGTGGGGGATAGGGCACGCCGCCGTGGGAGGGTCGAGGCCAGAGGCACCACGGCTCTTTGTCTGCGCTGCAGCCCGGTGATCTCAGGGGCGCCCAGCGTGACGTCACGAGGCGGCGGTGACGTCAGGCCCCCTGAGGGAGGACCCCACGCTCTAATCCGTAGGGTCCCGCGTGCTATCGGCGTCCGCCCCAGGTGGGAACAATTCCCTGCCTTCCCGCAGGATCGAGGTGGGAAAGCACGGGTCTTCCTGACCCGTGGCCGGCCCTTCCCCCTCACCTGAGAGCCAGAGCGGCCTCAGCCTTGAACTTTGAATTCTTCTGGGAAGAGGACAAAATCCTGTTTCGCGCAGCACCTTAAGCCTCCGGAATTTTCAGCTACCTAAGCTCTTCTGATTATTCGGAAGTTACGAGAACCGCAGCTATTgttctcccatttcacagatgagaaaacgagATTCAAATTCAAAAAAGCCTGCTACTGGCGCGGGGTCACACGATTACCTAAAGGCTTAACTGGTGTTTAAGCCCAGGCTGCTCGTGGTCGCAGGGTAGAGGGAGGATTGCGAGTCTACAGCTCTCCCCTGCAGTAGGAACCCTTTGGGTGTCCTTCCCTGCCCCTGGAGGTCTTGAGCGAGCGGTCTAGAAATCGTTAGGGGATCGCACCCTGCGTGCGACTGAACGCCCCCTGCCCTCTCCCGACCCAGGTCACCCCTTGGTTCTTGGGCAGAGGTTGAGTTCTGGGCGCCTTGCGGTGTCTTGAATCTCCTGCCCACGCTGGGACCTGCTCAGTCCCGGGTgtggggaggcaggaagagggagCCCCGGCTCCTGGGGAGGTCGTGCTCCAAGAGCACCGGGAAGGCTGGGTCAGCCACTGCCATGTGTCAGGAGGCCGTTTGTGAGGGTTCGCGGGGCGCAGGCAGGGAGAGCACTTTTGGGGCTTCTGCCTTTAGTGCTCCCTCCCGCCGTCACCCGCAGCCCCGAGCCTGGCGGAAATCTCAGCAGGTCCTTTGTTTTCTGTTCCCCGCAGCCTGGGCCGGTTCTACTCTCACATATGCTCCCGCACAAGCTGCTgtgctgccccctcctccttttccctcaccctcctccctcctcccttctgtgTACACAGACTCCCCTACCGACACACAGTCCCATTGTCTTCTCCCGTGCCCTTCCCCGGCCCTCTGGTTTCCAGATGAAGCCAGCTGAGCCTGCCCCCCTCCTCAGCTGACCCACTCTGACTGCCTCGGGGAAggagcgggggagggggctgtcagccccgtttccctctccctctgcccctctctgctgcttctgcccctccccctcccggaaatcccctcttcctctcccacagccccctccccccatcctgTCTTctcccctgggcctgggcctccaCTGCACCGCCTGGAGCAgtctcaggcccctgcctttccCCCTCCGCCTAGCGCCGGAGAGCTCTGTTGCTGAGGCCGGGAGGAGGGAGGTAGTGGGACAGGCTCTGttcctcactgcccctcccacTCTTCCACCTAGGGTGCCCATAGCTCTGGGGGAACCTTTGTCCTGGCTGGGCCCCAAACTGCCCAGGCTAATCTGCCTGAAGCCTGGGGACTTGCCTCAGTCCCTTCCCTGACTCCAGAACCACTAAGTCAGCACATTCCTGAGGCCGCAAAGCAGACCCCCTCCCTCATggcccaccctctttccccactcCTGCCTGGGCCATTACTCAAGTCTGTTCAGAAAGGCTGGTTGCCTTGTGGGCACGGGCACACCTCCTCACTGCCTGGGCACGTATTTTTCTTGGCAATGGCAGCATGGCCAGTAGTAGTCATGAGGTCGGGAGGAGGTGGATGCTAGAAATTCTTTGAGCACCTGAGCCATGGACTGCCCAGGTCCTCCAAAGTGCCGTGGTGGACAGGGCTCCCAGGGAGCCTTTGCTTCCGCCTTGATGCTTGCCTGCTTCCTACCTACCTGACTCAGACTTGCCAGAAATGCCCTGCCTGAGGGCCTTCAATCCTGCTGGGTGAGCCCTTGCCCTGCCTGGGCTGTGCCAGGCATGTGTGACTGGTCCTGGCTAAGGTCAGCAAGGCCATGTTGGCGGAAGGAGGCGTGCCAGAGGTTCCTTGAGTGCTAACAACCTGGTGAGGGAttggtggaggagaggaagggcagTGGACAGGGTCAGCAGGCTTCACATGCCTGCCGTGCAGTGACCAGAGCCTTGGTATGCTTGTCTGGACAGTTTTTCTTGCACTAGCATTTCTTCTGTATGCAGGGTAGTAGAACTGATCTGAGCTGTGGAATCAGATATATATAGGTGCTGCTTcatctgtgagcctcagttctttgatctgcaaaatggggacatTGAGCCCCTTTTCAGAGGCAGGTGATGAGAACTGGGTGGGAACATAAACAGTACCTTTCCTcctctttgctttaggagacacaCCCTCataggaagagggaagggattGGATAGGGTGGCTCCAAGCTGACCTTTGCCCTGGGTTCTTTGCTGGGCACCCGCATGGGGCTGGGCAGCCCTGGCACTTAATCTCAGTTCATCCCTGATCACCCCCCCCAAATCAACTTTCAGCCTGACCAATGAAAACTAACCCGGGGGAGGGGTTGGCTGGGCAGCCTGTTCCTTTCCTAGTCCAGCTGCCACCCTGGGAGGAGGGGTGCCAGCTGCCACCTGTTGGCCAAATGCTGTCTAAGGCAGCTGCCTTGGCCTCCAGAACCACCCCTCCCCAGGATAAGACCTGGGATCTTCTAGGGTCCTGGAGAAGTGGGTACCCTCAGGCCTCTGCTTACCCTCTCAGGTGGGGCTGTCTGGGAACTAGTCTGGTGAGGGAAGGAGGCTGCCCTGGTTGAGAGAGTCAGGCCTGGGGCTCTCCCTTCCCATGGTGTGGAGCCTTGACCCTGTctctcccccccaaccccctgcaGTGAAGGAGTCTTCAAGTGCCCTGAGGACCAACTTCCTCTGGACTATGCCAAGGTGAGTCCACAGTGCCAGGTACAGGCTCTCGCCCTTGGTGGAGGCTGCAGCTGCTGGCAGTCACTGGGCTCAGGGCCAGTGTCAACCCAGTGCTGTGGAATAGTGTGCCCCCACAAAGGTGGCCTGTTCCCTCCCACCAGGACAGTTTGCAAATGAGGCCCGTGTTTGCCCTGGAGGGCAGGCACAATGCCCAGCCTGTGGGGGTGCACAGAGCTGCTCTGTGCCCACAAGAAGTGTTCCCCTCCTCTTTGGGTGGCTGGCCAGACCTGTGGCTGAGGGCCAGGACCCCTCTCccagggagaaggaagcagagggtgTGGGGGCTGCCTGAGACTAAGCAGGCTGATTGGCTGCCACTCCAAAGGGAGTGTCATGTGCCAGCATGTTGGAGGACCTTGGAATCTAGTGTTGGAGCAGATACTACCAGCTGTACCCTTTGTTCCTGGGCATAGAGAGGCATTTAGCCCAAGAGAGGCTGTTACTGGCTCTAAGGTAGAGCTACCCTgtctgggggtggaggaggtgggAACCAGGGACTGTAGcaggctctgaccctgaccagTCCTTTCTTGACCACAGATCTACCCAGACCCAGAGCTAGAGGTCCAGGTACTGGGCCTGCCTATCCGCTGCATCCACAGTGAGGAGGGCTGCCGCTGGAGTGGGCCCCTTCGGCACCTACAGGTGAGGCTCTGATGGGGGCGGGCAGGGGGCACTTCCCTCTCTTGGTAGGCATTAACTGCCATCTCTCCCTCCAGGGCCACCTGAATACCTGCAGCTTCAATGTGGTCCCCTGCCCCAACCGCTGCCCTGCCAAGCTGAGCCGCCGGGATCTGCCTGCACACCTGCAGCACGACTGCCCCAAGCGGCGCCTCAAGTGCGAGTTTTGTGGCTGTGACTTCAGTGGGGAGGCCTTTGAGGTGGGTGGGGCCTGGCTGACAGTAGAGGGAGAGTGGGGCACCTGGTGGCCCACGGATCCCTAAACTCAGCCCGTCTGGCATTTCCACAGAGCCACGAGGGCGTGTGCCCCCAAGAGAGTGTGTACTGTGAGAACAAGTGTGGTGCCCGCATGATGCGGCGGCTGCTGGCTCAGCATGCCACTTCTGAGTGCCCCAAGCGCACCCAGCCTTGCGCCTACTGCACCAAGGAGTTCGTCTTTGACACCATCCAGGTGAGGCCCTTCCTGAGCTGGGGGCGATGGGGCAGGTAGCAGGGAGTTGGGCTGCTAACTGCTTCTCTCTGCCCTGCCACCCCAGAGCCACCAGTACCAGTGCCCCAGGCTGCCTGTGCCCTGTCCCAACCAGTGTGGCGTGGGCACCATCGCTCGGGAGGACCTGCCGGGCCATCTTAAGGACAGCTGTAGCACTGCCCTGGTGCTGTGCCCATTCAAGGACTCTGGCTGCAAGCACAGGGTGAGATGCCCCTCTTCCTGTCAGCTCCCTTCTTGGTCCTTGAAGCCTCGGACAGAGGCCCTTAATGGTCCCTTCTCTGCTGATCTGAAGCCTTCAGTCCTTCCCCTTTCTGGCCAGCTCCAGCCTCCTCCTAGTGCCATCTATCTTCCTCATGCAGAGCTGGGTGCTGGCCACCCTGTACCCACTCCTCTCCTGTCCTCTGGACTTGCCCCTACTGAtagctctcctcccttcccccatggccTGGGGCTTTGCCAACAGTGCCCTAAGCTGGCAATGGCGCGGCACGTGGAGGAGAGCGTGAAGCCACATCTGGCCATGATGTGTGCCCTGGTGAGCCGGCAacggcaggagctgcaggagctgcgaAGAGAGTTGGAGGAGCTGTCGGTGGGCAGTGACGGCGTACTCATCTGGAAGATTGGCAGTTATGGCCGACGGCTCCAGGAGGCCAAAGCCAAGCCCAACCTCGAGTGCTTCAGCCCTGCCTTCTACACACATAAGTATGGCTACAAGCTGCAGGTGTCTGCCTTTCTCAATGGCAATGGCAGTGGTGAGGGCACACATCTCT
This portion of the Vicugna pacos chromosome 16, VicPac4, whole genome shotgun sequence genome encodes:
- the TRAF4 gene encoding TNF receptor-associated factor 4, translating into MPGFDYKFLEKPKRRLLCPLCGKPMREPVQVSTCGHRFCDTCLQEFLSEGVFKCPEDQLPLDYAKIYPDPELEVQVLGLPIRCIHSEEGCRWSGPLRHLQGHLNTCSFNVVPCPNRCPAKLSRRDLPAHLQHDCPKRRLKCEFCGCDFSGEAFESHEGVCPQESVYCENKCGARMMRRLLAQHATSECPKRTQPCAYCTKEFVFDTIQSHQYQCPRLPVPCPNQCGVGTIAREDLPGHLKDSCSTALVLCPFKDSGCKHRCPKLAMARHVEESVKPHLAMMCALVSRQRQELQELRRELEELSVGSDGVLIWKIGSYGRRLQEAKAKPNLECFSPAFYTHKYGYKLQVSAFLNGNGSGEGTHLSLYIRVLPGAFDNLLEWPFARRVTFSLLDQSDPGLAKPQHVTETFHPDPNWKNFQKPGTWRGSLDESSLGFGYPKFISHQDIRKRNYVRDDAVFIRASVELPRKILS